From one Heterodontus francisci isolate sHetFra1 chromosome 17, sHetFra1.hap1, whole genome shotgun sequence genomic stretch:
- the tox3 gene encoding TOX high mobility group box family member 3 isoform X3 — translation MNMADPSHAFSTSNETFHTPSLGDEEFEIPPITPPPETDPTLGLTDVVSAFQDLNDPLPSQGNEFTPHFPPQSLELPSITISRSIMDQDGGLLSNGLSVDLGQAQVPQYHHDPTMGMRSVVHMADVNQTGMMQHNQLTTINQSQLSAQLGLNLGGGNMPHNSPSPPASKSATPSPSSSVNDDDAEEFNRVSVEKRAAVDSGKKPKTPKKKKKKDPNEPQKPVSAYALFFRDTQAAIKGQNPNATFGEVSKIVASMWDSLGEEQKQVYKRKTEAAKKEYLKALAAYRASLVSKAAAESAEAQTMRSVQQTLASTSLSTSLLMNPSLSQHASVSASTQTLPRAIAPKPMRLPLQGNQLVTSVTIAPNMSTNIATPMGTSMGTTMVPTPPSPQLSPPLQPQQHQIQQMQQHQLQHFQQHQMQQQMQQQMQHQQIQQHQHQMQQHQMQQQQMHHQMHQQQIQQHMQQQLQQQLQQQQIQQQLQQMQLQHMQKQQIQQLQQQHPPQHSPPQHSPVTSQSVVASQITSPVPTRSSPQPAQQQQQSPLQTQAQTQVLPQEYLHGVGCLS, via the exons ACATTCCACACTCCAAGCCTTGGGGACGAGGAGTTTGAGATTCCACCCATAACCCCACCGCCAGAAACAGACCCCACTCTGGGACTAACAGATGTGGTGTCAGCTTTTCAAGACCTTAATGATCCATTGCCTTCTCAAGGAAATGAATTTACACCCCATTTCCCCCCACAAAGCCTTGAACTGCCTTCCATCACAATATCCAGAAGTATTATGGATCAAGATGGTGGACTCCTCAGTAACGGTTTGTCTGTG GACCTGGGCCAAGCGCAAGTTCCCCAGTACCACCATGATCCGACCATGGGTATGAGGTCTGTCGTTCACATGGCAGATGTTAATCAAACAGGAATGATGCAACATAATCAGCTGACCACTATTAACCAATCACAGCTGAGTGCACAACTGGGATTGAATTTAGGAGGTGGTAATATGCCACATAATTCGCCCTCGCCCCCTGCCAGCAAGTCAGCAACCCCATCTCCTTCTAGCTCTGTAAATGATGATGATGCTGAGGAATTCAACAGG GTGAGTGTTGAGAAACGAGCTGCAGTAGATTCAGGAAAAAAACCCAAGACaccaaagaaaaagaagaagaaagatCCCAATGAACCCCAGAAACCTGTGTCAGCGTATGCTTTATTCTTCAGGGACACTCAGGCTGCCATTAAAGGACAAAATCCCAATGCTACATTTGGAGAAGTTTCCAAAATTGTAGCATCTATGTGGGATAGTCTAGGAGAAGAACAAAAACAG GTGTATAAAAGAAAAACAGAAGCTGCCAAAAAAGAATATCTAAAAGCACTTGCTGCATACCGAGCCAGCCTTGTTTCAAAG GCTGCTGCAGAATCAGCTGAAGCACAGACCATGCGTTCTGTTCAGCAGACTTTGGCATCGACTAGTCTTTCAACTTCCCTTCTTATGAATCCATCACTTTCCCAGCATGCATCTGTCTCAGCCTCAACCCAGACACTGCCAAGGGCAATAGCCCCCAAACCAATGAGGTTGCCCCTGCAAGGCAATCAGCTGGTGACATCCGTTACTATAGCACCAAACATGTCAACAAACATTGCCACACCCATGGGGACCTCCATGGGCACCACCATGGTCCCCACTCCACCTTCACCCCAGCTAAGCCCTCCATTGCAGCCTCAGCAACACCAGATACAACAGATGCAACAGCATCAATTGCAACACTTTCAGCAGCATCAAATGCAGCAACAAATGCAACAGCAAATGCAGCATCagcaaatacagcagcatcaacaccaaaTGCAACAGCATCAAATGCAGCAACAGCAGATGCATCATCAAATGCACCAACAGCAAATTCAGCAGCACATGCAGCAGCAGCTACAGCAGCAGTTGCAACAGCAGCAGATTCAGCAGCAATTACAGCAAATGCAGCTACAGCACATGCAGAAACAACAAATCCAGCAGCTGCAACAGCAGCACCCGCCTCAGCACTCACCACCTCAGCATTCCCCTGTTACCTCGCAATCAGTGGTGGCCTCACAGATCACTTCTCCAGTCCCCACACGGTCAAGTCCACAGCCAGCCCAGCAACAACAGCAATCT